In one window of Nerophis ophidion isolate RoL-2023_Sa linkage group LG05, RoL_Noph_v1.0, whole genome shotgun sequence DNA:
- the gpx3 gene encoding glutathione peroxidase 3 has product MWTSSLTALLLLGSLRPCSADRASLTQRCNQSTDDTIYKYQAKTLDGRTVNFSDYAGRSVLVVNVATYUGYTFQYVELNALQAEMNSLGLTVLGFPCNQFGKQEPGERHEILPALKHVRPGNNFVPNFLLFEKGDVNGEDEQEVFTFLKNSCPPVGDSFGTPANRLFWEPLKLNDIKWNFEKFLVGPHGKPVLRWHPRIDVSRVRADVRQYLLQHYTQEVFD; this is encoded by the exons ATGTGGACCTCATCGCTGACAGCGTTGCTTCTGCTCGGCTCACTGCGGCCCTGCAGCGCCGATAGAGCCTCGCTCACTCAG CGGTGCAACCAATCCACAGATGATACCATCTACAAATACCAGGCCAAGACCTTGGACGGTCGCACTGTTAACTTCAGTGACTACGCAGGAAGGAGTGTGCTCGTTGTCAACGTGGCCACCTACTGAGGGTACACCTTCCAGTACGTGG AGTTGAATGCACTTCAGGCGGAGATGAATTCCCTCGGACTGACTGTTCTTGGCTTCCCCTGCAATCAGTTTGGGAAACAGGAACCAGGCGAAAGGCATGAAATCCTGCCAGCTCTAAA GCATGTCAGACCCGGCAATAACTTTGTTCCAAACTTCCTGCTGTTTGAGAAAGGTGATGTGAATGGTGAAGATGAACAAGAGGTCTTTACGTTCCTGAAG AATTCCTGCCCTCCGGTTGGAGACAGCTTCGGTACCCCCGCCAACAGGCTCTTCTGGGAGCCGCTCAAGCTCAACGACATCAAGTGGAACTTTGAAAAGTTCCTGGTGGGCCCGCACGGGAAGCCGGTGCTGAGATGGCACCCGCGCATCGATGTCTCCCGAGTGCGAGCGGACGTTCGCCAATACCTTCTCCAGCATTACACACAGGAAGTGTTTGACTAG